The genomic region cAAGTTAATTCCCAATTTAGCCCAACTAGACAAGAacatttataagaaaaaatgttacaactATTAAAAACCTAAAGTATACTTTAGGCCTTTTATATGGACCAGTGAATCTGAGGTGTGAACCATCTTGAAATATGTACACAAGTACCGAGAATTTCTATCGAAAAATCGGCGAGCTGGCCCATATAAATGGCCTATGGTTAAGACCGTTGTATACAAAGACATATGGCAAATCAAATAGTCTTGACGTTGAAGACTATCGTTTTTAAAGTGCGTTGATTCATGTCTAGTTCATTTCTCAATCCAAACCAGAACCACGCAAAATCAAACCTTCCTTCAGTAGGTACACATCCGTgcgataatttttatttttattcattttgttttatttcaaaatttgtcCGTTCCAATATCTACCCCAACATAACGTTCTGCTAACGTTTTCATATCCAAGTAAAAGATACTGCGACCTCCCATTGTACTCAAGGAATTTAGGCCACACTCGACACTTCTCCGCAATTTCAATCTACCCGTAGCCTTTGCCGTTTCCTTTCAATAAACTATTTGACCAAGGAACAATTATTCACTGAgataaaaatacagataaaatagtaagactataaaatacaagatcaattaaaaatattgaagtataaatctttaaagacctctaatttgtaaaatagcTTCTTTATGTTGTACAGGAAATAACAAAAAGGTACAAGAATGTTAATTTATCTTTGATTGTAGAGAACTAttcgaaaatattttcttcttaataTTTAAAGGACATTTATATAAGAATTTCTTATCTATACTGACACTAACAGGACTGAGTTAAGTGTTAATAGATGCTAAATACATTAAGGAAATCGAGGTAAACATTCAGATTCCAACTACACGACAACggaacatataataaaatcactgAGCCTTCATAAAGCGttcttcataaaaaatatttattgtaacctaaaatataaatataataaatatgaatgcaACTCATTCCTAAATATCAGGAACAACACACAGTTGCTACATTCACACgtaacaaagaaaaaatataaaataaataaatgtgaactTAAAATTTGAGGATATTTGGCACTGTCCCATTTGCTTGATAATGCAGATACTAAGGTGTAGGAAGCCGGCGTCGCCCTCtcaattataatacattagcGACACCGGCCAccatatattaaatatttcaatctCAACTGGTTGCACTTGAAATGACTagctatataaaaattaagtggCCTTCTAAATGCACTACGAAAACATTTAACGGAATGATAAAATCGACACCATCGcgttaaaacatataatatttggtCTCAATAGTAACACCCGAACAGGCGAGTTGGGAACGaacaaaatataggtattacaTTCACGCCTCCTAACTTACATGCAAACAAATTAACACGTCTTTACCTAACTACTTATGTCCCTAGGGCGAATTGTACTTTGTACAAACTAAAACCATGCACTGTACCGCACAAATCTGATTTCCCGCATTCTGACATCGCTTCGGATTACTTGACAGTGTGGCAAAAACTAAATTATCATAGAGCCTGTTCTATTGTATCACAGATgcgttaaaattataaaacttaacccGGTTTTGCAGTCTATTGTTATGAATTAtagaataagaaaaataatataaaatagagaTATAATTTGCCACAGTAACACGTCGACCGAGGTCACGGCGATATACATTCTCCTATTATTTACATACTAAGCCTATGACCGTCAGTCTCGACATCGATTCTAAGATTCCCTAGCtcagtttaatataaaataagctATATCATAACGACCGAGAGCTCAAAATAAACGTCTATAAAGGTAACTTCAATTCACAGTCAAATTAAGGTACGTAGCGTAGGGATGAAATAGGTACAAAATGTTCAAAACACGGTACCATAAAAAGGTGAACACTGAGCGACCACACAGTTACACGTGGAgattaaattaagtaaatattatcgCACATATTCAAAACATCTTAAAAAATTCTTAAGATCAATTTTGAGGTAGATTACTGTTACATAAATATGCATTAAACGaggtatatttattgtacGCGTGTTAGGGACGCGGTCGGACGCCCTGAAGTGGGGTCGTTCGGACCGGTCGGAAAGAATAGAGGTAGATCGGTTGATAGTTTGGAATAACTCAAAGGGTTTACTGCGTGTGATTGGGTAGAGGGCCTTGAGGGAGGTGGGGGGTGACCTGGTGGCGATGTTCCCGGGCAATGTGGCGGCGCACGGTGTTGTTGCGGGTGAAGGTGCGCGAGCAGTGCGGGCAGGGCACGCGGATGCCCTGGTGCCGCTGGCGGATGTGCGCGCGCAGGTTCGTCTCGTAGCCGTACAGTCTCTCGCAGTATGGACACTTTAGTTTCTTTCCTGGAATTGCATATGAATGTCGTGTAGTGGAATAggttaaagataaataatgtGAAGTTTTAGTTTGAATATTCTTCGCGTCTTGCCAAGAATTGAAGAATTGATTATGATCATTAAAACTCGTAATCCCAATAcctactgtttatatttttctataacaaacaagttaaaaaaaattaaaaccaattgAAAATGTATAGTTACTTTAACTCATCATATCAAAAGAATCACATTACCAAGACACAACCAAGATGAGATTATGTTAACTTGTGGACCAAGAAGTGGACAATGAGTAATGTCACTGTCATTATCAATTTGTCATTCTGCAAGCAACATTCAACTGTTTAAAGTATTACTTACCGTCAGCAGTAGCGATTCCTCCAGACTTGCTAGTGATGATCTTCGTAGGCCAAATGTCGGGGCTGGGCTTGGGCGGAACAGGCGAGGTCTCATGCGGGTTGTCGTGGTAGTTGGTCGTGGATATCGGCACTACGGGCGGCGGCGAGTTGTTGTAGCCAGCTGCGTAGTCGTTCTCGCTTTTTATCCGTAAATCTGGAAATGAGAGGAGGTTGTTTGagattattgttattttaatattgtaatacatttggaaatatgaatatatattatattgatttagACTAAATGCATCAGTTTTGCTAAAGGTAAGGTTCAATTGTAaaggtaataaaaacatttagcAACACAATTCGAATGAATTTCttcttctttaaaaattattttagtctCATAGATAAAACAAATACCTAACAATTTATAGCAATTATTCTTAACAGAAGATACAGCAGTCagcacacatacacacacatactgTCATATATGGGAAGGAGTTTTGCCATTTCATTATAAATGCCCAGTTCTGTGACCTTACCTTCAGCGCCCTGGTCAGTTGGTAAGCGTTCCATATTTTCATCCTTAGCCGGAGCAGATCGTTCATAGCCATTGTTCTTGATCGGGTTGTTCACACTAGAGGTACAGTCGGGGGGGTTCTCTTCATATCGGGCACCAGCGCCAGGTGACGAGCGAGTATCCGGCTCGTCCGCCACACTACCACAGTGCGATGAAGATGAGCTTTGCCTGAAGACAttgattaacattttaaaacacaatGTAAACGTAAATAGGATAAAGAAGGTAGCTCGAATCTGAATGGCAATGATGCGTACATACAatgttcttttattttctGAATAGAATTGCTATAGGGACTGAACCCCTTGCCTCACCCTATGAAGcgaataaatttattgctGATTCGTAGGATGTTTTGCTAAAGTTGCTCAAAGTAAAACACCGTCGTTTGTCTAGGAAAAAAGGCCAAGAAAGATATTTGGAAAATCGCTCGTATTGCACCTCCGCATACGGTTAAATTCTGTGTAGATTATTGTGGAATAGTTTACAAATAGATAATTCTGCTGACTTAAGATTTCCATAAAACGAAATGTCTCCTTACCTGTAATTCCTTGTAACAGGGCTGGCAGATGGCGACGGTTTCGGAGGCGGTGGTCTTCGATGCGATGACGAATGTATTGGCACGTGAGCGGGTGGTGCATACCGCCCCATCCCGCCACTGCCACCATGAATTGGTATTCCGTATTGAGTCATGATAGGTCCGAAGGATCCGCTATGAGGCTGCGGTGGCGCTGACTCCTGGACCTCGCAGTTCACACCAGCTACTGGGCTCGTCTTCACGCGGGTCTGGTGACGCTCCCCGGACTGTTGGGTCTGTTGCTTCACCCAAGCGTCTTGGGACATCTCCATGGACAGGCCTTTGacctacaaaaattataatacttgGTTGTAGACTAGCACGATAAGTTTGAAAAAGATAATTTGTACGCGATTgtattatagattaaaattatgaCAATTATGTCATGTTCATtagaacaatatttaaaaaaatgcaattaatgaatcagttattatttaagaagCGATCGCAGACTGCGCATTGCGCATTATCCAAAACAACATATTATGAGCTAATGATATAAAACCCCTAATTATCAACATAATACCCGAAATGTTACTATCTTCATTTATTATCAACCGCATTCGTTACTAATACTTAGGTCACGTTTTCCTAAAAAACTTACTTAACAAAAACCTTCATACTCATAGCCTGTTATTATGTAAATCATAAAACTCATGGTCGACTTTGGACCACCTAGTTTCCTTTCTTTGCCTTTAGGTCATTTGATACTCTATCGAGATAAGGGTAATGTTAATAACGTGTAATATTTCAGCCACTtgatattctttattattcaactaatattataaatgcgttttgttgttttctattttgatTGGTCAGACGTCTACAGATTgtgtaaactaatatttttaaaagcttttaaatatCGGTCTGAAATGTGAGCTTCGAAAGCGATTGAATATTTGGATCTTGTATTTACCTTTAATCAAAACAATGTTATTAATAACACTTTAGTGcttttgtttaaattgtatGAATCTTTTATATACCATCTAGCGAATACAAACGtaaatattaactatattagTAACgtcattatataatattatcattcactttatttaatataagctCTCTTTAAAAGTTATTCGATGCGATATCTGGTTTTGTAAGCCAGTAACGTATTTTGTGAATTAAGCGATTTATATGCTGAAAATGTTGAAATGGCCTTGGAAAGTGTTtcgaaattataattactggTAATTAACAGCAGGTTGGGGTAGGTAGGTTTTATagatatacatttatttattctaagtGTTTATGCGGTCATGTAATTATATCATAGGTTCTTATTAtgtatctaattttattactgTTTACCTGTCCTGGCTTACTGACGAAAATATAGACATTAATAATAGTAATTGTTAATAGctattttcttcttcttcttctgacttttacatttaaaactaaattatataagaaaaGATTGTGATGCTAATAAAAATCGTTTGGTATGTCTACTTAAAGATTAAGAAcgattcattttaaataaaaaataaaatgtagtatCACCTAAGTCCTAAACGATTAATTAGAATAAGGCTGAATAACGTATTTCATACAATCAAAGACGCAAACTAAAAACGTAAAGGATGTTAGCAAATAAGGGTGGAAAATTGAGCCTAATATTTCTTAGACCTTCAAAAAACTGATACTAACTGAGGGAGTAAAGTTGTTGAGCTGATTAAGTAATGCTGTTGAACAATTATTGGTTACTAGCTATATttaccgcccgcgacttcgctcgctttgtcaaaaaccaaataaattatatactaaaaccttcctcttttatttttatttttattttattcataaaaggtACCTTACAGCTGTTGATAAGataaattatactaattacatataaaaacgcCAATTACAAGGCACACCGATAATAGTAAAATTGTGTGACAAAAAACGGCAAATTACAAAGgtacaataattgttttcttttactttaacaaacttaacttaactttaacaaaaaattcttgatgaaacacaaaacataaatgaattaaatgtgACTTCTCGTGAACAAGCAATATcaacaatataacattaaagCTGAGAAAAACAGAAATGAAATTGAGCCTGTTAAGGTAGGTGACAATGTGAGAGAATGAGTGGACGTGTAAATGAGTGTGTGTGTTAGGGtctgcgtgtgtgtgtgtgtgtgtgagtgtgtgtgtattacttatttaagttatttataatctgaAGAATTGCACTTTTAAATCTAGGGCgtgataaacaaaatatatcagctgagcaaaatttattattatatacttcaGGGAGTCTGAAATATGGAGAATTTTTAAGATAGTTTGTAGACGTTGACGGCACTAAGAACAAATTTTTTTGTCGAGTGCCTTGACTGGGAACCCGAAAATTTAAAGGATTCAAAATAGAGATACagtcaaatttattatttagaatatCAAACAAGAACATTACGTCAATTAGATCTCTTCTATCCGATAACgcgttaatattataatgtagacAAGCCTGCTCATAGCTTACAGGGAAATGTTtggatttaaaatttaatttcttaaaaaatattttttgtatcttttCTAGCCTATTGATATAACATTTGTAGATTGGTCGCCATATTACACATGCAAACTCAAGGATACTCCGAACATATGCAAAGTATAAGACCTTTAAACATCGTATATCGTCAAAAGGTTCAGCTGTGCGCAAAACAAAACCTAAATTAGCAAATGCCTTATTTGTGACGTAGTCAATGTGGTCGTTGTACGTGAGTTTCTCGTCCAGTATCACGCCTAAATCTCTTACTGTATTAGTGGATGGAATTTTTTCGTTGCAGAttgaatattcaaaatttataatattttttttattcctagagaaagttattttttgacatttatttatattaactgATATCTTATTTATGTTATAGTAATTTGTTAATCTATTAAGGTCGTTTTGAAGTGAAAGACAATCATCTAAACTAGCTATTTTGgtaaatatctttttatcgTCCGCATATAAAAGGAATTTAGAACTATGAAGGCATttatcatatatatataaagctacactaccactcactcactgactgactgacatcgggtttctcggaaactacgggGAAAGTAGGGGGGATTTtgacgtgatcgtgtagaggtgctcccagtgaccaccggaaaaatatagcgatctcgatcatcttcgaaaaccaagtggacccctggaggtgcgcaaaaacggtggtacctggagggggggtgtctgaacaaaaaatgctcggaactggtggcgattaccaggggtggtggaaaaatggggattttcgcgaaaacaagatggccgccgtactttgccaaaatcgccgtttatgaatccttacgtctcaaatttggcacacgtgctctgttcgagccggcgaatcgatcggtgccccgttcgagtggctccgggcccctgtttccaacttccatacaacgtaaactccaacggcccgcggaaacggtgcgagttgggtggggggtcccggaactaaaaatgatcaccaccctgggacgctaccagggggccgtagtgggacgctcgattttggaatttttccatttttggcgcaatcataaaaacgtaaatttagacgaggtggtgcaatggagaaatacaccaatgaCGCATTcttactcgcccagctcccaggatatccagaaaaatccgaaatcttaaactttccctcatctctcgaagacggtcaacggcccgcgcaaacggtagcagctacatctggggtgctcaaactaaacttatagtagacctcgagcaattaccacagatagtgaaaaaaattcaaaatggcggaaaaaatggccgccgccatacaaattctaaaacggccatcgctggtccgatcgcgctgaaacttggcacaggggctttaatcgagtcgcatattaagttggcatactcataatcgagtttccatagctggtttccgagtttcatacaacgcaaaattcgacggctctctgaaacggcgcgagataggtggggggtgtagaacaaaaaaatgatcaggaagatggggtgctaccagggcaatcgagaaatttcaaattggacgcaattttttttcaaaaaatggccaatttttcaaagcaagatggtggcgccggttccgtcacgatcggtctgaaaattgacttctgtgctctgattggccagatttacaaaactgcatactcagaatttctctccgacccccggtttccattttccatacatcacgtaattcaacggctctctgaaccggTGGCAGGTAGGTCGGGGTCGccaaagtaaaaaatacttaaaaacctggtccgcttccaggcatataattttttttgttaaaaagcgaaattttttttttcgaaaattttgtatggaaatttccatagtaggaagggtgaTTGAATAGCAACGGCAAAGGACGgcgccgcgggctgcttgctgcccgcgcaccgcgcaacttcgagggttgacagcctcccggagtagaaaatatttattaacttttgaactaccgcacgagccaagcgagcgaagcgagcgagtcacggcacggccagcgtaaatattcaaataggtagcgaggagcgaagcgacgtgcgtgttaggttaacttttgaactacttaccgcacgagccaagcgagcgaagcgagcgagtcgcgtcaacggccggcgtaaatattcaaataggtagcgaggagcgaagcgacgagcgtgttaggttaacttttgaactacttaacgaacgagccaagcgagcgaagcgagcgagtcgcgtcaacggccggcctaaatattcaaatgggtagcgaggagcgaagcgacgagcgtgttaggttaacttatgaactacctaccgcacgagccaagcgagcgaagcgagcgagttgcggcagcggccggcctaaatattcaaataggtagcgaggagcgaagcgacgagcgtgttaggttaactcttgaacagtttattatgaaaagtcactgcccgctatcgataagacgtttaaaaaatttaccaatatttgaataagtaatttataagcagtttaggtagcgaggagcgaagcgacgagcgtgtaaggttaacttttgaactaccacacgagccatgcgagcgaagcgagcgagtcacggcagcggccggcctaaatattcaaataggtagcgaggagcgaagcgacgagcgtgttaggttaacttttgaactacctatcgcacgagccaagcgagcgaagcgagcgagtcgcggcagcggccggcctaaatattcaaataggtagcgaggagcgaagcgacgagcgtgttaggttaactcttgaacagtttattatgaaaagtcactgcccgctatcgataagacgtttcaaaaatttaacaatatttgaataagtaatttataagcagtttcgactgactgtagaatcgctgttagcagatgttacaaatggaaaggaaattcgaatgcattttcaaatgactgaagatttctgccctaggatgagccgcgagctgcttgcagctcgcgcaccacgcaccctcgaatgtggacagccccccggaatagaaaattttgaatggggaatttataagcattaccgactgactgtagaatcgctgttaggagatgtaacaaatggataggaaatttgaatgcattttcaaatgactgtagaatcgctgttaggagatgtaacaaatggataggaaattcgaatgcattttcaaatgactgtagaatcgctgttagcagatgttacaaatggaaaggaaattcgaatacattttcaaatgactgaagatttctgccctgggatgcttcgcgggctgcttgcagcccgcgcactacgctccctcgaaggtggacagcctcccggagtggaaaatacttgaatggggaatttataagcattaacgactgactgtagaatcgctgttagcagataaaagcaaattgacggggaattttaacgcattttcaTATGACTGATGATTTCTGcgctgggatgcttcgcgggctgcttgcagcccgcgcactacgctccctcgaaggtggacagcctcccggagtggaaaatacttgaatggggaatttataagcattaccgactgactgtagaatcgctgttaggagatgtaacaaatggataggaaatttgaatgcattttcaaatgactgaagctttctgccctgggatgagccgcgagctgcttgcagctcgcgcaccacgcactcTCGAAAGTGaaccgccccccggaatagaaaatatttgaatttgaaatttataagcacttccgattgactgtggaatcgctgtttgcagacaatagcaaattgacggggaattttaacgcaTATTCATATGACTGatgatttctgccctgggatgcttcgcgggctgcttgcagcccgcgcactacgctccctcgaaggtggacagcctcccggagtggaaaatacttgaatggggaatttataagcattaccgactgactgtagaatcgctgttaggagatgtaacaaatggataggaaatttgaatgcattttcaaatgactgaagctttctgccctgggatgagccgcgagctgcttgcagctcgcgcaccacgcaacctcgaaggtggacagccccccggaatagaaaatatttgaatggggcatttataagcattaccgactgactgtagaatcgctgttaggagatgtaacaaatggataggaaattcgaatgcattttcaaatgactgaagatttctgccctgggatgcttcgcgggctgcttgcagcccgcgcactacgctccctcgaaggtggacagcctcccggagtggaaaatacttgaatggggaatttataagcattaccgactgactttagaatcgctgttagcagatgtaacaaatggacagaaaattcgaatatattttcaaatgactgccctattgcttcaacccaggggcaaaaggggctcgcgggctgcttgcagcccgcgcacaacgcaccagctagtctATATCataaagatagatattatacagCAAAGGTCCCATATGTGAACCCTGCGGCACACCTGACGGGATATCTACAAAGTTAGACCTATAACCACCAACTACAACGGCTTGACAACGATTTCTTATATAAGAATCTAACCATCTCAGTAGGTTTCCTTTGATATTTACATTTGAAAGCTTGCCTATTAGAACATCGTAATTTACTCTGTCAAATGCCTTCTCAAAGTCTGTATAAATTACATCAACTTGTACGTTGTCATTCATATTAGTGTTAAGATAGTGGGTGAAAtccaataaatttgttaagaCATTACGTGATTTTATAAAACCGTGTTGATTATATGGAATGTAATTCAGAGCATGTGTGTAAATACTTTTGTAGACGAGTTTTTCAAGCAATTTTGAGAATATGTTAAGCAATGAAATACCCCTATAGTTTGTTATTTCTAATCTAGAATTCTTTTTATGAATCGGTACAATTAAGGCTTCTTTCCAACGTTTCGGGAAAACTCCTTCGGTGACTGaacgtttaaataatatttttaaaggtaaAAGAAGACCGGACTGACATTTCTTTACGAATATAGCTGGTATACCATCTGAACCAGCGCCTTTTTTAACATCTAAATCCttcagtagtttttttatttctccatCATTACAAGGTATAGTGTGTAAGCAGTCAGTTACATCAGAATCATAGGCATTAGGCGTTACGCTGGAGGAGATAGTCCTTTGAAACACGCTATGAAAATATTCGTTGAAAGCATTACAAATATCACTACCGTTTGTGAGAACGCGTCCATTATAATTCATGTTGGATGGTAAATTAGAATTCTTACGTTTGCTGTTAATATACGTCCAAAATTCCTTTGGATCCTTAATGATGCTGTCTTGACAACGTGATAAATAGTTAGAATGACATTCGTCCTGTAAGTTTTTAACTCTTTTTCTCAGTAGAGAAAAGGATGCGTAGTCATTAgggtttttgaaaattttccatCGACTGTGAAATTTAGATTTCTCTTTAATTGCATTAATGAGAGCCGGCGTGTACCACTTAGGGTAATGGCGTCGAGAAGATATCTTTATGCATGGGACAAAAGTATCGATTAGGGTATTTATCTTGCTGTAAAATATGTCCACGCATTCGTCCAAAGAACCTGTTGATAAAAGTTCATaccaatttattttgttcaattCAGAATTTATGGCATCATAGTCTGCTCTATAAAATTTTCTCAGCTTAGGAAACACAGGTCGCAATTCTTTAAAACATATATCTTTTACACAAATAATCAATGGGCTATGAAATTTATCGATATTTACGAGTGCATCGGAACATGCCGTGCAGTCGACAGAAACATTCGAGAAGACAAGATCAAGAGTATTGCCACAGTGGTTCTGTGTGACGTTAAACTGCTGGGCCCCCAATAAATTTATAGTATCGAGCAGATCTAATGCAGATTCTAGTAAATTTGAATTACATTTGAACATTTAcacttgaatcactctatctattaaaaaaaacgc from Colias croceus chromosome 3, ilColCroc2.1 harbors:
- the LOC123705950 gene encoding zinc finger protein chinmo-like isoform X1 encodes the protein MDARAGIRGGPGMDTQQQQYCLKWNSFGSNLATSFANLWNSESLADVTLYCEGRQFKAHKVILAACSKHFQELFDTAPPSHAGACYVILEATTADNMQALLEFMYKGEVHVSQDALSSFLKSGENLQVKGLSMEMSQDAWVKQQTQQSGERHQTRVKTSPVAGVNCEVQESAPPQPHSGSFGPIMTQYGIPIHGGSGGMGRYAPPAHVPIHSSSHRRPPPPKPSPSASPVTRNYRQSSSSSHCGSVADEPDTRSSPGAGARYEENPPDCTSSVNNPIKNNGYERSAPAKDENMERLPTDQGAEDLRIKSENDYAAGYNNSPPPVVPISTTNYHDNPHETSPVPPKPSPDIWPTKIITSKSGGIATADGKKLKCPYCERLYGYETNLRAHIRQRHQGIRVPCPHCSRTFTRNNTVRRHIAREHRHQVTPHLPQGPLPNHTQ
- the LOC123705950 gene encoding zinc finger protein chinmo-like isoform X2; amino-acid sequence: MDTQQQQYCLKWNSFGSNLATSFANLWNSESLADVTLYCEGRQFKAHKVILAACSKHFQELFDTAPPSHAGACYVILEATTADNMQALLEFMYKGEVHVSQDALSSFLKSGENLQVKGLSMEMSQDAWVKQQTQQSGERHQTRVKTSPVAGVNCEVQESAPPQPHSGSFGPIMTQYGIPIHGGSGGMGRYAPPAHVPIHSSSHRRPPPPKPSPSASPVTRNYRQSSSSSHCGSVADEPDTRSSPGAGARYEENPPDCTSSVNNPIKNNGYERSAPAKDENMERLPTDQGAEDLRIKSENDYAAGYNNSPPPVVPISTTNYHDNPHETSPVPPKPSPDIWPTKIITSKSGGIATADGKKLKCPYCERLYGYETNLRAHIRQRHQGIRVPCPHCSRTFTRNNTVRRHIAREHRHQVTPHLPQGPLPNHTQ